The following proteins come from a genomic window of Leptospira bandrabouensis:
- a CDS encoding DUF1993 domain-containing protein, with product MIYEISVQSFKRGLGNLIKILEKAEIHSETKKFPFENLLNSRLFPDQFQLTKQIQIACDTAKLCVARITGKEAPVHEDSEKNLNELKIRIQSVIQYLDTYKEEDFKSVNDIKVSQPRWEGKYLTGFEYLTHHAIPNFYFHITTAYAILRHNGVEIGKKDYLGEMPFKK from the coding sequence ATTATTTATGAAATCTCTGTCCAATCATTCAAAAGAGGACTTGGGAATTTAATTAAAATTTTAGAAAAAGCAGAAATCCATTCTGAAACCAAGAAGTTCCCTTTTGAAAATTTGCTAAACTCACGACTCTTTCCAGATCAATTCCAGTTAACCAAACAAATCCAAATAGCTTGTGATACCGCCAAACTTTGTGTCGCTCGTATCACAGGAAAAGAAGCTCCTGTTCATGAAGATTCAGAAAAAAATCTAAATGAACTCAAAATAAGAATCCAATCAGTGATCCAATACTTAGATACTTATAAAGAAGAAGATTTTAAATCAGTAAATGATATCAAAGTTTCGCAACCAAGATGGGAAGGAAAATATTTAACAGGGTTCGAATATTTGACTCACCATGCAATTCCCAATTTTTATTTTCATATAACAACTGCCTATGCGATTCTCAGGCATAATGGTGTGGAGATAGGGAAAAAAGATTATTTGGGTGAGATGCCATTTAAGAAATAG
- a CDS encoding TPM domain-containing protein: MPTNKANFFLTSLPYLLTLSFLFSCSPTGEGIDQRVAQVPNPKELRNSWVEDSAGVLTDTTVIDQMINDEEQNSGLEIAVVTLPTIESYVPKDFAVALFNYWKIGKKDKDNGILILHVIDQRRVEIEIGYGLEGDLPDATVKRIIDTYTIPAFKADNFQKGHVDTVAALIQKLNHPEIPVEDLVSNVSDTNVSSDTSNYPTNTELSNKFKRNDYYDYQGKSYTQLSEEEKKILEETIDRYNTTGNYFLNDEESRLLNEKLSEQERIEKEESFHYKQFFILGYLGLFVFLNLLQRLIVWITPSPTAKYHIVHKTDFVLFYGLVISPVIITITLLSLVLEDALFPVSIFIIIGSIVIFFIFWGDLRMRKLTGRLQAIRNIPRKCGKCGSIMTKLSEEADNKHLSEGQVSEEIVNSIDYDVWVCPSCDANAILKFPNINPEYIYKGTSFPKIKVCPECKFETFVCKSSRVLSEATYSSSGKVEVRRTCAHCKHSATEYETIPKKQKSSSGGSSGGGGGGGSFGGGSSGGGGSGGSY, from the coding sequence ATGCCAACAAACAAAGCCAATTTTTTTTTGACAAGTCTTCCCTACTTACTCACTCTCTCTTTCCTATTCTCCTGTTCTCCCACAGGGGAAGGAATCGATCAAAGAGTTGCACAAGTTCCTAACCCCAAAGAACTTAGAAACAGTTGGGTAGAGGACAGTGCCGGAGTATTAACTGACACAACCGTCATTGACCAGATGATCAATGACGAAGAACAAAATTCCGGTTTAGAAATTGCCGTTGTGACTCTTCCCACCATTGAAAGTTATGTGCCAAAAGATTTTGCCGTCGCTTTATTTAATTATTGGAAAATTGGGAAAAAAGACAAAGACAACGGAATTTTAATTTTACATGTGATCGACCAGCGTCGTGTGGAAATTGAAATTGGATATGGCTTGGAAGGGGACCTACCAGATGCCACCGTCAAACGAATCATCGATACCTATACAATCCCAGCATTCAAAGCTGATAATTTTCAAAAAGGTCATGTTGATACAGTTGCAGCCCTAATTCAAAAATTAAACCATCCAGAAATCCCTGTAGAAGATTTAGTTTCCAATGTTAGCGATACAAATGTTTCATCTGATACAAGTAATTATCCGACTAACACTGAATTATCGAATAAATTCAAACGAAATGATTATTATGATTACCAAGGGAAATCCTATACACAGCTTTCAGAAGAAGAAAAGAAAATATTAGAAGAAACCATTGATCGATACAATACAACGGGAAATTATTTTTTAAACGATGAAGAATCAAGGTTATTAAATGAAAAACTTTCGGAACAAGAAAGAATTGAAAAAGAAGAATCATTTCATTATAAACAATTTTTTATTCTAGGATACCTTGGCTTATTTGTATTTTTAAATTTACTCCAAAGACTCATCGTCTGGATAACACCTTCCCCCACTGCCAAATACCATATAGTTCACAAAACCGATTTTGTATTGTTTTATGGCCTAGTCATTAGTCCTGTCATCATAACGATCACTCTTCTTTCTTTGGTTTTAGAAGATGCATTATTTCCTGTGTCTATCTTTATTATCATTGGTAGTATTGTCATTTTTTTCATCTTTTGGGGAGACTTACGAATGCGTAAGCTCACGGGCCGATTACAAGCCATTCGCAACATCCCCAGAAAGTGTGGTAAATGTGGATCTATCATGACAAAACTTTCCGAAGAAGCAGATAACAAACATTTATCGGAAGGACAGGTTTCTGAAGAAATTGTCAACTCTATTGATTATGATGTTTGGGTTTGTCCAAGTTGTGATGCCAATGCCATTCTAAAATTTCCTAACATCAATCCTGAATACATATACAAAGGAACATCCTTTCCCAAAATCAAAGTTTGCCCTGAATGTAAATTTGAAACCTTTGTTTGTAAATCAAGTCGTGTTTTATCAGAAGCAACTTACAGCAGTTCGGGGAAAGTAGAAGTAAGGCGAACTTGCGCCCATTGCAAACATAGTGCCACCGAATACGAAACCATTCCTAAAAAACAAAAAAGTAGTTCTGGTGGTTCTTCCGGTGGCGGTGGTGGCGGCGGAAGTTTTGGTGGGGGTTCTTCTGGCGGTGGCGGGAGCGGAGGAAGTTACTAA
- a CDS encoding carboxypeptidase-like regulatory domain-containing protein, giving the protein MNKLKQNYSLCLLFFSLVSSSGCYYHPIWQPILNPAKDNSEQIKQLGLLLGASSLGKDVYLIAGQIRDPNGVAQANLELKNKAISSNKKNIASTYTTDVGGRFYISLGAGRHSFDVYKEGLLFFELVFEVLSANNVQLVSALQGMEITLAVVVPSQIGSEFDLVDSFPKNNTNIYSTINPMQLYFSEIPEFVASGSTFQSWAFDKIVIIPSIGSPPFEGNMVVTGNRMDIQMAYSFAMNTPYTIYITGIKSVSGKTVAPRMIRFCFEPSIPCVFSN; this is encoded by the coding sequence ATGAACAAGCTAAAGCAAAACTATTCTTTATGTCTCTTATTTTTTTCTTTGGTAAGCTCATCAGGCTGCTATTACCATCCAATATGGCAACCTATTTTAAACCCTGCAAAAGATAACTCTGAACAAATCAAACAATTAGGATTGTTGTTAGGTGCCTCTTCTTTAGGAAAAGACGTTTATCTTATTGCTGGACAAATACGTGATCCAAATGGAGTTGCACAAGCAAATTTAGAACTCAAAAATAAAGCCATTTCTTCTAACAAAAAAAATATAGCATCCACATACACCACAGATGTAGGAGGTCGTTTTTATATTAGCTTAGGAGCAGGAAGACATTCTTTCGATGTATATAAAGAAGGGCTTTTATTTTTTGAACTCGTATTTGAAGTGTTAAGTGCTAATAATGTGCAATTGGTTAGTGCATTACAAGGAATGGAAATTACTCTGGCAGTTGTTGTACCAAGCCAAATTGGTTCTGAATTTGATTTAGTTGACTCGTTTCCAAAAAATAATACTAATATATACTCAACCATCAACCCAATGCAATTATACTTTTCAGAAATACCCGAGTTTGTTGCATCTGGATCTACATTTCAGAGTTGGGCATTCGATAAAATAGTAATCATCCCAAGCATCGGTAGCCCACCATTTGAGGGAAATATGGTGGTCACTGGAAACAGGATGGACATTCAAATGGCATACAGTTTTGCAATGAATACTCCGTACACAATTTACATTACTGGAATTAAATCGGTTTCTGGTAAAACTGTAGCCCCACGGATGATTCGTTTCTGCTTTGAGCCTTCCATACCTTGCGTTTTTTCTAATTGA
- a CDS encoding Ig-like domain-containing protein, with amino-acid sequence MKRNPRLPISLYLLCVWMLLGNCYFNPAVQLVVNPEVKEEGSAVSAGLLAALGATPSPYFSLVSSIPADGEDITPPLTTYSFTFSEEIEINVSDPTTWINENIILTETINFFPVVNFANRKFELSADPALDNLLTYTIAFGAGIKAKTGKTLSPNTKVTFTCSGCMPL; translated from the coding sequence ATGAAGCGAAATCCTAGATTACCAATTTCACTCTATCTATTGTGCGTATGGATGTTACTTGGAAATTGTTATTTTAATCCTGCGGTGCAATTGGTTGTAAACCCAGAAGTAAAAGAAGAAGGTAGTGCTGTAAGTGCAGGCCTGCTAGCAGCTCTGGGTGCAACACCTTCACCCTATTTTTCTTTAGTAAGTTCTATACCAGCAGATGGTGAAGATATTACACCTCCCTTAACTACCTACTCTTTTACATTCTCAGAAGAAATAGAAATTAATGTGTCCGATCCCACGACTTGGATTAACGAAAATATAATTCTGACAGAAACCATCAACTTCTTTCCAGTAGTAAACTTTGCAAATAGAAAATTTGAGCTTTCTGCTGACCCTGCTTTAGACAATTTACTCACATACACTATTGCATTCGGAGCAGGAATCAAAGCAAAAACGGGAAAAACTTTGTCTCCCAATACTAAAGTTACTTTTACCTGTTCTGGATGTATGCCTCTGTAA
- a CDS encoding LA_0442/LA_0875 N-terminal domain-containing protein — MRNIKLFIIVFLSFFIFPLSAVQTILLKQGKSIKGIVTNQNVDSVEVDTQNGKHMVISKKTVLKIIYKDIAESEEEIIRKEEEEKRKIEKEKAIAAKQEEIRKRREELSKQESERKAAEGGEVVTHSLRDSFVLGSVADGNMVTLAPESAKCQAFQSYPEYFWLFGALRFKEPNWDVLLPKDNRPVRIKQTSTWTDMAFTLLGGFLVTVTRKTIIVDVCEGNGYRMVSDSEIKRIKDEAVEQIRTEQEIKEAEEKYELEQLEKDLEVLKKRK; from the coding sequence ATGCGAAACATAAAACTGTTCATCATCGTCTTTCTTTCTTTTTTCATTTTTCCTTTAAGTGCAGTACAAACCATCCTTCTCAAACAAGGTAAATCAATCAAAGGGATTGTCACCAATCAAAATGTGGATAGTGTCGAAGTAGACACACAAAACGGAAAACACATGGTCATTTCCAAAAAAACCGTTTTAAAAATCATTTATAAAGACATTGCCGAATCAGAAGAAGAAATCATACGGAAAGAAGAAGAAGAAAAACGAAAGATCGAAAAAGAGAAGGCCATCGCCGCCAAACAAGAGGAAATTCGAAAAAGAAGGGAAGAATTATCAAAACAAGAATCAGAAAGAAAAGCCGCTGAAGGTGGAGAAGTAGTTACCCATAGCCTTCGCGATTCTTTTGTATTAGGTTCCGTGGCGGATGGAAATATGGTCACCCTTGCCCCTGAATCAGCGAAATGCCAAGCTTTCCAATCCTATCCAGAATACTTTTGGTTGTTTGGAGCCCTCCGTTTCAAAGAACCTAATTGGGATGTATTACTTCCTAAAGACAATCGTCCTGTACGCATCAAACAAACTTCCACTTGGACTGATATGGCTTTTACCTTACTCGGTGGATTTTTGGTTACTGTCACTCGCAAGACCATTATCGTTGATGTTTGTGAAGGGAATGGATATCGTATGGTTTCAGATTCCGAAATCAAACGAATCAAAGATGAAGCTGTGGAACAAATTAGAACTGAACAAGAAATAAAAGAAGCAGAAGAAAAATACGAGTTAGAACAATTAGAAAAAGATTTAGAAGTGCTAAAGAAAAGAAAATAG
- the eat gene encoding ethanolamine permease, translating to MKEEQKMHKVLRSVHLWGIAVGLVISGDYFGWNFGWSHASFWEFSFAVVWIATFYVLFALCFTELAASIPQSGGPSAYAKRALGDLFGLFTGYLVLVEFLLAPPAIASALGGYIHFLFPVIPAFGAGIVMFCLLLLINLTGIKQTARFELLVTIVAVFGLLLYLVFLWPHVSFDRIPKFPLVSSISWSSVFLSIPFAIWFFLAVEGVALASEEVRNPARDIPIGYTAGIFTLLCLAGLIFVFTASVVDTKEISVLDYPLSYVLQKLYGTEVIWPFLFTFIGLFGLVASLFGIILGNSRLIYAMAKEGYLPTYLSKLSYGSLVPQNAVLSGGALGILCMCFLDTAELITISALGACGMYLLSLVSYFVLRKKEPQMPRPYKAPLYPILPGLALVLGIVACGSVFVSKPYLALGVLGFGLVLGIGYYFKNRKN from the coding sequence ATGAAAGAAGAGCAAAAAATGCATAAAGTTCTACGTTCTGTTCATTTATGGGGCATAGCTGTGGGTCTTGTTATTTCTGGTGACTATTTTGGTTGGAATTTTGGTTGGTCTCATGCAAGTTTTTGGGAATTTAGTTTTGCAGTTGTTTGGATTGCTACTTTTTACGTTCTATTTGCGCTTTGTTTTACTGAACTTGCTGCCAGTATTCCTCAGTCTGGGGGTCCTTCTGCTTATGCTAAAAGAGCACTTGGTGATTTGTTTGGACTTTTCACTGGTTATTTAGTATTAGTAGAGTTTTTATTAGCACCACCCGCCATAGCTTCTGCGTTAGGTGGATACATCCATTTTCTTTTTCCAGTGATACCAGCTTTTGGTGCCGGTATTGTTATGTTTTGTTTGTTACTTTTGATCAATCTAACGGGGATCAAACAAACGGCACGTTTTGAACTTTTGGTTACCATAGTTGCTGTATTTGGTCTTTTGTTATATTTGGTTTTCCTTTGGCCTCATGTTTCTTTTGACCGAATTCCTAAATTTCCTTTAGTCAGTTCTATATCTTGGTCATCAGTTTTTCTTTCGATACCTTTTGCCATTTGGTTTTTTCTGGCTGTAGAAGGAGTGGCCCTGGCCTCCGAAGAAGTTCGTAATCCTGCTCGTGATATACCCATTGGATATACGGCAGGTATTTTTACCTTATTATGTTTGGCGGGACTCATTTTTGTTTTTACAGCCTCTGTTGTGGATACCAAAGAAATTTCTGTTTTAGATTATCCATTATCTTACGTATTGCAAAAGTTATATGGGACGGAAGTAATTTGGCCTTTTTTATTTACCTTTATAGGTTTGTTTGGTCTTGTGGCTTCCCTTTTTGGAATCATCCTTGGAAACTCGCGATTGATTTACGCAATGGCCAAAGAAGGGTATTTACCAACATATTTGTCGAAACTAAGTTATGGTTCTCTTGTTCCTCAAAATGCAGTTCTTAGTGGCGGCGCACTGGGAATTTTGTGTATGTGTTTTTTGGATACAGCAGAATTAATCACTATTTCAGCACTCGGTGCTTGTGGAATGTATCTTTTGAGTTTAGTATCTTATTTTGTTTTGAGAAAAAAAGAACCCCAAATGCCAAGACCTTACAAAGCGCCATTGTATCCGATTTTACCAGGATTGGCACTGGTATTAGGA